The sequence ACCAGCTACAAAACAGGGAGATTGCCACCTAAGCCCTTCATTCTTCTTTTTTACAGGATCAAATTACTTAAAATCACTTAATCAATTCAGTCTTAGTGATTGAAAATTGGCATGAGATGCCCCATGAACATCGAAGAGCGGACCTATGAGGAAAGCTGCTGTCGCTGCAGAAACCCAGGGATCCATGCTACAGCGCTGGTGTTTTTGGTGAGTTATGATCGGGGCAATGACGTTTAAAAGGAATGAGTCATACTTGAATGTTTAGAAAAGCTATTCACAATTCCCAGCAATtcagaaccatccatccatccattatccaaaccgcttatcttacacagtgtcgcggggatgctggagcctatcccagcagtcactgggcagcagatggggagacaccctggacaggccatcacagggcccacacacacacatacacagacacacacacacgtagggacaactggccgattcacctgacctacatgtctttggactgtggaaggaaactggagcacccggaggaaatccacgcagacacgagaagaacatgcaaactctacacgacccgggatgacccccaaggttggactaccctggggctcgaaccaggaccttcttgctgtgaggcgaccacgctaaccactgcgccaccatgccgcccaattcAGAACCATTGACCAAAAAAATTATAATGCTTTATAATACTTCAGCCTAATTCCAAACATGGGAACTATAAAACTTGTGTGTCATATTTTAATGTGTGTCAAATATTGTGCATCACATATTCAACTACCCAACATGTACTGTTATCTGAATTTAACATTTTCTCCAGCAGTAGTGTTGAGCTTTAGAGGTGTTGAACAGTTGCTGAACTAACACAGGCCCAAAGAATATCAGATTTGCTCGAACCAACGTTCACCCTCCTACCTTGGATGAGCACCTGACCTCCCTGGATGTATAACTGTTGGGGGGAGTCTCCTGGCTGGGCAGCACACTGCAAGACGGTGGCTCCGGGTtgcggggtgggggggctggccATGGTCAGGgtctggcctgtctggaggaCCTCAGCTCGTCCTCCAGGACTACTCAGTTGGATGGCTCCACCCTGGGAGATTGCAACTGTAAGGGGTTAAAACCTGGTTATAGCCCTAGTCTTGTCTCTGTGAATAAAGTCACATGGGTAAAGAGTAATCATGGTGACTGGATACTGCAATATGTGGTGGTAATATACCAAAAAATGTCAAGAATAGGGATGAGTGACTGTGGGGGAAAAGGGAGTGacataatttcaccagatattTGCAACTTTTAACTTTCAAAACTCAGTTTGCAAAGAATTTATCACTCTAGCAATGAATAGGGTGATTTAAGAGGAAATAAGGCAGCTGTCTAAGAAGTaattaaatcagactaaattatatCATTCGCCAGATGCGCTAGAATATTTTTCATCaagtaaagccataaaaaaaataGACTTTGGTAGATTTAGTTTTCGATCAAGCGATTAGATTTTGAGTCTAGCATGACTGATGAGCCCAATTTTGCTTtacaatgacttttttttttgtggatttttttccccctttttctccgcaattgtatccgaccaattaccctattttacgagctgtcccgatcgctgccccccactgagctggggagggctgcagactaccacatgcctcctccgatacacgtggagttgccaggcacttcttttcacctgacagtgaggagtttcgccagggggacgtagtgcatgggaggatcatgctatcccccccagttcccctccctcccgaacaggcaccccgaccaaccagaggaggcgctagtgcagcgaccaggacacatacccacagccgacttcccacctgcagacacggccaattgtgtctgtagggacgcccgaccaagccggaggtaacacggggatttgaaccagcgatccccgtgttggtaggtaacggaatagaccgctacactacctggatgcccatatCTTACACCGACTCCTTAACACCCTAGTTGAGATTAACGCTCAAAGCTTTAGAAAAGCAGCAGAGTTAAATCAAAAGCGGGGAAAATATGACCTTGTTTTTGGATCATCATTTGGCAAAAACCTTACACTTTGAGAAAATCAGTTAATATATATTCACCTTATAAACACCCTCTCCTTCTCTGACACCCATCATCTTAATTAGTCTGTGTGTAATGTATAACATTATAAAGATTTGTATAGGCCTAAATGTCAGCAGTTAAAAAGGTGGTTGAACTATGTTTAGACGGGTTAAACCTCTACTGCTGTACATTTCTGTCTGGAAGTGTACTGACTGTATTGTCCTGAGCTGGTCTGATAAATGGAGGTGGGCACTGGTACTGAGGCAACGCTGGAGACCACGACCTCCTCCTCGGTCTTCTCCTCTTCGATTTTGGGAACGGCTGGTGAATCAGATGAGAGCTCATTGAGGATTTTTCTGGGGGGGAGGAAAACTCATTAGAGATTCCACAAATACACCGAAGCGTTTCCCATTTTCTCCATTTGGGGCATTGTCAAAACAAAACCTAGCATCAGTTTTCTGTCAGCTTCTTCATATGACTTGTTGCTTCAGCGTGGTTATTGCTCTTATCACCACTGCAACATCCTGACCATATCAACGACTACGCTGAAGCAACATAAATCTTAAATGCAAGTTTGATTCCAAGATGCAGTCTTTCTTTGCAATAACTTTACAGTGAGCAAGCAAAACAAAAGATTTAATCAACATTTGTGTTAGCTCACATGTGAACCATCTACACATTAGTCAAATAAATCTGATGCAACGACACATTGGTGACAAGGTCCTCATTATAACTGAACAAACTACCAACAAAGGACAGCACAGCGTTACATCAGAAGCAGACCTGAGCTATCCAACTTTCTATGTCTCTAACACACTGTGACTACTCgagttttgaagaaaaaaaaaatgtaaatcatTTTAGAAAAATCATCATTTTGAGTCCTCTCACCGATAAGATGGACGCCTGGAGAGAATCTCTCGtcttttctgtgtgtctgtgaccGATTCTGCATCATCACGCTCTGCAACCACGGCTATCTGTGCCAAAGAAAAGACAGCGCTTCAATCTCTGAATTCAGACCGCACCAATACCAATAATGGAGGCAATTACCCATGGCCCCATTTCTTTTAGCCGATAAAAATATGAAACTTACTGATTATTTTTACGATAAAAAAATATTACTGACTGTCACTCTATAACTTGAAACTTGCAAAGCGTCACTTGCACATGTTTTCATATGTAATAAATTCATTTAGAGATTACAGGTTTCCACAACTTTTTAAAGCATAGCTAACATTATGTTAATcgagggctgggcgatatggacgaATTCAACTGTCACGATAATTTTGGACCAACTACCTCgatgaaaataaatgaatgaatgaaagccactttattcgacgttgaattcttacaatgaatgtgttctcctattgtataggagcagcgggcagctgcagcacccggggaccaactccagttcttctttccattgccttgctcaggggcacaaacaggagtattaaccctaacatgcatgtctttttgatggtgggaggaaaccggagcactcggaggaaacccacgcagacacagagagaacatgcaaactccacacagaaaggacctgggatggcctggggttcgaacccaggaccttcttgctgtgaggtaacagtactaTCCACTGGGCCAGCGTGCCGTGTCGATATCGCTAGTGTGATGATATTGTGGGGACGATTActggtgctttcacaaaacatttacacaatcagatttttgataaataatcatcagtaatAACTGAGTGGGTAAAGGCAAAAAAcagaacagctagaacagtctggcaagttcagaaaattacatcactttactgtaatgcagccattAAAACCAGGAAAGACAACACTTATACCATAtcacgatatccaaaatcccagatcacatctagtctcatatcacgatatcacaGCGATATCGATATATTGCCAGCCCTATGTTAATCAAGTCGATTAATCTATGTACTTTGATCGCTGTACTTTTGTTCTTTCACCAAGGTACTCCTAACTCAATATTTGAGCTTGAACTAGGTCACAACCGTTTCCCTGCAGTCCTGGTATGTGTGCCATTTAGGATTGTGCAAGTGTAATCCCTTCGTCAAACTGTTTCTTCTTGTAAAAAGGAAACTCTTTTAAACAACATACTTGACCAAAACAAAGGAACTGTAAATCTTACTGACAACAAGTGAGTGCTTAGTCAGCGTTGCAAAACACTCTGCTGACGTCACGGCGGGGCTGCACGATTCATAGAAAAACAGCCGTAACTTTGATACGGACAAAGGCATCTCTTTTGCAATTACTTGGGAGGTTGTTTCAGATTATCTTGCAATCCTCGTTTTCTGGGACTACGCGGTATCTTTGGCCTCAATTTCAAGATAGATGTTGGAGAAAGCCTGCTATTATGTTTAACCTGAGAAAGCTACTAAATATTTTCTTGTTATTCTCCACCAGAATTCAACAGAGGGAtcgcagtattattattatttttttgatttcccctctttttccccccaattgtatccggccaattaccccatcttccgagctgtcactgctccaccccctctgctgagctgggagcgctgcagactaccacatgcctcctccgatacatgtggagtcgctagccacttcttttcacctgacgcgtggaaggatcacacatgtgttttggtttttttgggggggggggggtcagtaccACACAGTTATTACCTCATGGGTCATTACTGTTTGGTGCATCTGCAGCAGTGAGTTTGACTAGACCTGTCACCGCGCTCCAGACAAACCACCGCCATCTCCTGAAGGTTAGACTGATGAGCTTAAAACAAAGATCTCCCCTGACTGCCCAATCCTATTAAGAGCTGCGCTGCATTGGCAAATGGGTGCTTGAGTGTATCTCCACCATACACAAAGTGTCACCTATATTCACCAATTAATGCCTTACtgtagggctgcacaattaatcgTATATTAATTGCAATTTCAGTACTGGCTTCCACAATTAATTGATAATGGCCAGGGGGTGATTATTCCCACTTCCCCATTTTGCTTACTCTGGGGTGGGGAAAGCATCATTTTGATGTGAAGACTTGTACATTTGAATGCTTATGTATATATAGGTTTATAAATTAGTATGTGATGAATGTGAAGGCAGTTTTCTGTTGATTTAGAACACTCAACAAAACAGTTCTGTTGTCCAAAATGATTGTATAATCATGATAAATAATCGTGATCCCAATATTAAGCAAACAAGTAATTTCAGCCATAATCCTGCAGCCCTTCCTTACAGTATATCATAACACATCATATCATAGTAAACCATATCATAATATAGCATCCCCGTTCAATAAAACCACACCTTTGGTAGGGGACTGAGGACTTAAACGCCCCACTTCTGTCCACAGCAAGTTCATACTTCATTTTTTTTCATATAAAAAATACTATTACAGTTCTTATTTACTATTAAAACAGTAttgttaaaaaaattaaaaaaacaacgcTGCCAGATGACAGTTGAAAAGTGCTATGAGTAAAGAGCAGATCATTAATGACGAGGTTACGTTGTGTCATGCCCTCAGCTTGATTTAAGTATGAGTAAGTGGAATTGAAGTAGCTCGGTATGTGTTTATCCCAAGTGCCTGGAAAGGGCTGACTGGTTACCAGGCACTGAGATCTCCTTTAGTCACTCAGGCTCGGTGAGAGCTCTGAGATAACTCGAGGCAAACAAAGACAAGGAGGAATGCCAAAACACACAGGGACCTGTTGGACATTGTCCTCTACCGAGCGCCTTACAGTACCGCAAGTGTGGACTTAAAAAAATACCTGTTTCAGTGAGAAAGAAACCCTCTTAACCCTGGCATCTACGGTGCCACGCTCTACCTATAAAGAAACACAGGAAATCCCACCATCTCACCTTGGCTGTGTTAGTTTCATGTTCAACCTTCAGGCTGCACAGTTAATCATAAATAATCCCATATTGTCATTTTGTGTTACCAGAATTTAAAACTGTGCAATTTGGTGATAGTGTTAAAATCACGGACGCTGGCTTTTTAGTCTTGCATGCTTTGCTATGTTGTCATTGACGTGACTGGATTGATCACAGAAACCAAGCACAATACAATATAATGCAGAACCGAAGCCCATAATGACTCCTTACCTGGACAGTCTGGACCTGCGGTGGCTGTATGACTGAGGGCTGTGTGGCCTGGATGACCCCCTGAACCTGCATCGTCTGGCCATCAGGGAGCTGGACCACGGTCAGCCCGGCCTCTCCGGTCTCACTGGAACCCACTGACACCTGAGAAAGGTTTTATGACAAAATGATCTATCCAACATCGGCGAAATTTTACATCAAGTGCAGTTAACTCATGAAAATGTATTATGatactccaaaaaaaaagaagaggaggcAACTATAATCTGGGTCAtctaattttgatttttttggtAAAAAACACAACATGTTCTTTTCAGCAATAGATGAAAGTGGGCTTTGGAAATGAGTATACCAAATGTAAACAAATTATAGTCAATGGCTGAAAAGCAACATTTATAATTTGGGGAAAACTGTTTTGAAAATCAAATGGGACATGCGGGATGTAGATAAGATGGTGAATTATTATTAATaaaaaaaggttttgtggaaatttttggCGGCACTGACCTCACCCCAGAATGCACTGCACTTCAACTGATACATAAAGGAGTTCAGTAGTCTTCAACTATCCAATGGTACTGTTCCACTGTCACCAGTGCAAATCACATTAATTACAGCACTAATGCTAATACCAATATTAATAATGATACTTAACTGGTGATAGTGGTACTTGTAATACTGTTACTAGTTGTGCTAATATCCATGCAAGGCAGTAATCGTAAAGAATAATAAATTCGATAAATTCAATTGACTACACACTTTTCAAAGAACACACTTTACCAGAGAATCTCTAAGCAAAATgattcagagaaagagaaagaaaggaaaaaatacTGACGCTGAGAAAGGGTCACTGGATGAGCTACTGGTTTGTTTAACCTTTGGCCTTTATGCAGGGAAAGTACCACAGTCTCCCAGTGTTGGTTACAGAGCAGCTCCGCTGGAGCAGCAGGGAGGTAAGTGCGTCATTAATTTTCCTCAACCCCTTATTTCTGATTAGTCGGGGGATTTGACTTGGCGAGCCTCCTTACAACCTCCCTTCTCTGGCCTCAGAAGTTTCACCACCTACCCTGAGGTGCCCTCGGGCAAGGCACTGAATCCCTAGTTGCTCATGTTTTCTCTGTTGCTCTGGATTAGTGCACCAGTTAAATGTCATTGGCTAAATGTACCCCTTAATTCCTTCAGGACAATATTCCTGCATGGAAATATTGTTATTTCttcattatttctttatttttttcaatgtAATACCCCTGACTGCGGATATTTTTAGTACCAATACTGTAGAGAAGAGATGCACTCTTTTTCTGGGGTAAACTTCACAATCAGAAATCAGATCAGAATCAtgattattggccatgtaggtttgcacatacatggactccagtttcatggctctctcagagtacttaacatagaataacaacactacaacacaacaatcttcagatatatacacaagtatTGACTTATTTAGATaagataagaggtgataaagtgcaatgtcaaagaaggttgaatcagttcatctagatacgtttattgacagatacgtttcatcactcatctaaagcaccctcttcagtctaaactgactgcaggtatccccacccctataaacaatacagttgcataatgatcaAAACCCAGACCTGCCAACCCTTAAAAATGAAAAAGGGTAGTCCTTTTTGCGTGTGTgcatacaatttttttttgtgtgtttgtgccaaAAGTACAcgctgaaaaaaaaagatgtcacaCGGTACATTGTGAAAAAACACTTATTTATTGAATActgaaatcaaaaaacaaaaccgcCAGTCATTGGGATTCATAACTGTTCACCATGTTAGTAGGCTTGcatcgggtaaaaaaaaaaaaatcagtttgaagCCCAAAATAAACTAAAAAGATTTATGGAGGTCTAAAATCACTCAAgcatttttttaatacatttatttctagtttttccccttatcccacccgattaacccaatggcatatggctggagctcttgtcgaataactcccctggctcatgtttccacaggaaggagatagtcgtaacaccagcttccttcaaactcgtgtcagctgctctctctctattttacacgctgaagcctcgcatggattgcattaccctcaggctgcgaaggaggcgtagggagaatgctttcggttgcttggctgcaggcacccggatgggccagaggggtcgctggagaacgacgagtccccgaacactacaccgatctacacccactatccctcaggtaagggtggcctaatgaatgtcttactctgtggacgctctggccgtgaccggttatggcgagtctgggatacaaacctcccagcagttattgggtggcaggcgggaagacaccctgggcaggccgccaggccatcacagggcccacccacacacacacacacacacacacctagggacaatttagtacggccgattcacctgagacgtgtattttccaaacaccgcatctcagctgctttcaaaccccaaaacatgctgcgtcagaagttggtccactccaaagatcgggtcccccggcacaaacagagcaatatagtgtacgctgttgagtgccaggattgccgtgacttgtacatcgggggaaccaaacagatgctggccaagagaatggcacaacgcaggagagctaacgtgtcaggccaggactcttcagtctacaggccagtggcactctttcaaggatgaggatgtgtacatccttgatagggaagaacgctggtttgaatggggagtcaaagaggccatctatgttaagagggaaaaaGACACCACTTTATTTTtgccattgtacaggttacaatgaaattggttctctgcatttaacccatcctactgtatagcagcagtgggcagctgcagcgcccagggaccaactccagctcttctttccattgccttggtcaggggcacagacaggagtattgaccctatcacgcatgttttttttgtgtggttttttttggatggtggcaggaaaccggagcacccggaggaaacccatgcagacgtggggagaacatgcaaactccacacagaaaggacctgagacaggctggggttcgaacccaggaccttcttgctgtgaggcaacagtgctaaccagtgggccaccgtgccatccagggaatgaccatccttgaacgggggggctaagagtgcatctgtcgccatcttacgatgctgtgattgcaaaatcctctgtgaatagtacacatggccattgaaactaatGGTCatgctcatatttgcatatgaaactggtcattggtttcggtcgttatgcagctgtattgtttataagggttgggattaCTGACTTCAGTTTAGaccaaagaggtcacttagatgagtgaacatatctgtcaataaaacgGTGTAtcgacatgaactgattcaaccttctttgactggtAAGAGAGACTTACAGATATTGACATTAAACGGCAATCACGATGACGGACAATATTGCACAGTGGGGTAGTGTCTACCTGAGTGAGGGCTTCAGCAGGTGGGCTGGTCTCACACTGGCTGCCTTCCCTCTCGGCCACCGAGTCTTTTAAACGGCTGTCGGGGGCATCCATGTTCGGCCAACTGTGGAGAGATAAATGTCTGTCGTCAATcaatcaaacagacagacagatccttGGAGGGGATGATCAAACAGACTGAATGTTTTTGCTTGtatgggttttcttcatctattTCAGcacctctgatatattctctgcatcattgcactttaccacctcttatttcgcctgtatgtcaatccttgtgtaaaattttttttttaaaaaagtcaaTACATACATGCAAAAATATTTTGGAGCTGCTTTTGAAGGGATGGCACTGATATTTGCAGCCCAAAAACCTTTCTGGCACTTCTTTCCAAAAAATGGCCAAGTAGGCTGCAATGCTTAAACATACATGATACTTTACTTTGTATTTCATTCATTTGCTGTTGACAACGGCCTCCAGCTCCCGGTACATCTGTAATCCCCAGTAAGCAATACCACTCTATCTGTGAGGGGCTTCCAAAGACGCCAAAGAAACGTTTATCCTCAGGGCCTTCTGCCAGAGAGCTTTAAGGGCTTTCCGCCAAATTCATTGAATTTGCCTTGATTTGAACTAACTTTACGTAATCTTAACCTAGTCtcaacctaaccccaaccttaacctaaacgATAGCGAACCGTCAACCCAAGCCCACCCATGACCGAAGGCGTCTGCTGGACCGGAAGTTTACTgacagaaagccctgaaggcaaaaTTCCCCCGCGTGCTTAACCAAGCCGTGTTTCCCAACTTCCCAGTAACACTTTAAAATAACGCAGATATAAATCTTTACGACAATCTTTATGGGATATTTTGAGCAAAGTCTGCAAGAAATTAAAAAGGGGGGCGTTGGACTGCTTCAAGTCGTCCGAAGACAGGACCATCTTTTTAAAATATGGCCCTTTCCAATATTGACTATATGGGGGAAACGGCTCCCAGATGAAGGCGTCATCTTCCCAGTCAGAATGAACACTTATTTCCCCGC is a genomic window of Lampris incognitus isolate fLamInc1 chromosome 14, fLamInc1.hap2, whole genome shotgun sequence containing:
- the crema gene encoding cAMP-responsive element modulator isoform X3, translated to MDAPDSRLKDSVAEREGSQCETSPPAEALTQVSVGSSETGEAGLTVVQLPDGQTMQVQGVIQATQPSVIQPPQVQTVQIAVVAERDDAESVTDTQKRREILSRRPSYRKILNELSSDSPAVPKIEEEKTEEEVVVSSVASVPVPTSIYQTSSGQYIAISQGGAIQLSSPGGRAEVLQTGQTLTMASPPTPQPGATVLQCAAQPGDSPQQLYIQGGQVLIQAATGDIPAYQLRSPNSGLTQNIVMAASPGSMHSPAIQHAEEVTRKREVRLMKNREAARECRRKKKEYVKCLENRVAVLENQNKTLIEELKALKDIYCHKAE